A genomic window from Tolypothrix sp. PCC 7910 includes:
- a CDS encoding dihydroorotase, with protein sequence MSSPKSLLIRRARIILPNGELMVGDVLTRDRQIVEVAPEISTPTPTKEIDAAGLTLLPGVIDPQVHFREPGLEHKEDLFTASCACAKGGVTSFLEMPNTRPLTTNQAALDDKLHRASTKCLVNYGFFIGATAENLPDLLTAKPTPGIKIFMGSMHGQLLVDQEAALEGIFAQGDRLIAVHAEDQARINQRRQEFAGIHDPAIHSQIQDNEAALLATKLALKLSKKYQRRLHILHMSTAEEADLLRQDKPSWVTAEVTPQHLVLNTSAYAKIGTLAQMNPPLRSPHDNEVLWQALRDGVIDFIATDHAPHTLAEKAQEYPNTPSGMPGVETSLAVMLTAAMEGKCTVAQVVQWMSKAVAEAYGIPNKGAIAPGYDADLVLVDLNTYRPVRREELLTKCGWSPFEGWDLTGWAVTTIVGGEIVYDKGKLNTEVRGQALTFV encoded by the coding sequence ATGTCATCTCCCAAAAGTTTACTGATTCGCCGCGCCCGTATCATTCTACCTAATGGTGAATTGATGGTTGGGGATGTGCTGACGCGCGATCGCCAAATTGTCGAAGTTGCACCAGAAATCTCTACACCCACTCCCACTAAAGAAATTGACGCAGCTGGGTTAACTTTGTTGCCAGGAGTCATCGATCCGCAAGTACATTTCCGTGAACCAGGACTGGAACACAAGGAAGACTTGTTTACCGCTAGTTGTGCTTGCGCTAAAGGGGGAGTAACTTCCTTTTTAGAAATGCCGAACACACGTCCGCTTACAACTAATCAAGCAGCTTTAGACGATAAGTTACATCGTGCCTCCACTAAGTGCTTAGTTAATTATGGCTTTTTTATTGGGGCAACGGCAGAGAATTTGCCCGATTTACTGACTGCCAAGCCGACACCAGGAATTAAAATTTTTATGGGGTCAATGCATGGTCAGTTATTAGTTGACCAAGAAGCTGCCCTAGAGGGAATCTTTGCTCAGGGCGATCGCTTAATTGCGGTTCATGCTGAAGACCAAGCTAGAATTAACCAACGGCGGCAAGAATTTGCAGGAATTCACGACCCAGCAATTCATTCGCAAATTCAAGATAATGAAGCCGCACTATTAGCAACAAAGCTGGCATTAAAACTTTCTAAAAAATACCAACGGCGGCTGCATATTCTGCATATGTCCACTGCGGAAGAAGCCGATTTGCTGCGTCAAGACAAACCTAGCTGGGTAACTGCAGAGGTGACACCACAGCATTTAGTGTTAAATACCAGTGCTTATGCAAAGATTGGCACTTTAGCACAGATGAATCCACCTTTGCGATCGCCCCACGATAATGAAGTTCTGTGGCAAGCTTTACGCGATGGTGTAATTGATTTTATCGCTACAGACCACGCACCCCACACCTTAGCAGAAAAAGCCCAGGAATATCCCAACACCCCCTCTGGTATGCCTGGAGTAGAAACTTCCCTAGCTGTGATGTTAACCGCAGCGATGGAGGGGAAATGTACCGTTGCCCAAGTAGTGCAGTGGATGTCCAAAGCTGTGGCTGAAGCTTATGGTATTCCCAACAAAGGTGCGATCGCCCCTGGATATGATGCTGATTTAGTCTTGGTAGATTTAAATACTTACCGCCCAGTTCGACGCGAAGAATTATTAACCAAGTGCGGTTGGAGTCCTTTTGAAGGCTGGGATCTGACTGGATGGGCTGTTACTACTATTGTTGGGGGCGAAATTGTCTATGACAAAGGCAAGTTAAATACAGAAGTTCGCGGTCAAGCGTTAACTTTTGTATAG
- a CDS encoding zinc-dependent alcohol dehydrogenase family protein — protein sequence MKATVYYGIGDVRVENVPDPQIQKPTDAIVRITHACICGSDLWFYQGKDQWQPGWRTGHEWMGIVEEVGSEVRNVKRGDRVLAPFAFSDGACEFCGKNIQTSCVQGGFWGGTNDGGQAEAVRAQFADGTLVKIPDAVENDEAMLKRILPLTDVMATGHHAAVSADVKPGSTVAVIGDGAVGLCGVLAAHRLGAARIIMLGRHENRLAIARKFGATDFVTSRDEPAIQEVQEMTKGGAESVLECVGTESSMKTAIAITRPGGAIGYVGVPHGSETINLSRMFMSNITLRGGVAPARAYIPELLIDVLADKIDPSLVLDLTVDINGVPDGYQAMNDRKAIKVMVSV from the coding sequence ATGAAAGCAACTGTGTATTATGGAATCGGTGATGTGCGGGTGGAAAACGTTCCCGATCCGCAAATTCAAAAACCAACAGATGCGATCGTACGCATTACTCATGCTTGTATCTGTGGATCGGATCTGTGGTTTTATCAAGGTAAAGACCAATGGCAACCAGGATGGCGTACTGGACACGAATGGATGGGTATTGTCGAAGAAGTGGGATCAGAGGTGCGAAATGTTAAGCGGGGCGATCGCGTTTTAGCTCCGTTTGCTTTTTCTGATGGTGCTTGTGAATTTTGCGGTAAAAATATCCAAACTTCTTGCGTACAGGGCGGTTTTTGGGGCGGCACAAATGATGGCGGACAAGCCGAAGCCGTTCGCGCTCAGTTTGCTGATGGCACGCTGGTGAAGATTCCTGATGCTGTGGAAAATGATGAGGCCATGCTCAAGAGGATTTTACCGCTAACAGATGTAATGGCAACAGGACACCATGCTGCAGTATCAGCAGATGTGAAACCAGGAAGTACAGTAGCGGTAATTGGTGATGGAGCCGTGGGGTTGTGCGGGGTGTTAGCTGCTCACCGATTGGGAGCCGCCAGGATTATAATGCTTGGTCGCCATGAGAATCGGCTGGCGATCGCACGTAAATTTGGCGCAACAGATTTTGTCACCAGTCGGGACGAACCAGCTATTCAAGAAGTGCAAGAAATGACAAAAGGCGGAGCCGAATCAGTTCTGGAATGCGTTGGTACAGAGTCCTCAATGAAAACAGCGATCGCTATTACTCGTCCTGGTGGAGCAATTGGGTATGTAGGAGTTCCTCATGGTAGCGAGACAATTAATTTGTCCAGGATGTTTATGTCCAACATCACATTGCGAGGTGGTGTTGCCCCTGCACGTGCTTATATTCCAGAGCTTTTGATTGATGTCCTGGCTGACAAAATTGATCCCTCTCTAGTCCTTGACTTGACAGTCGATATCAATGGCGTTCCCGATGGCTATCAGGCTATGAACGATCGCAAAGCAATCAAAGTCATGGTGAGTGTTTAG
- the gshA gene encoding glutamate--cysteine ligase, with amino-acid sequence MRLLKGFEIEMYTGTPQGEIVGLSDKIVEAMPSFMREPDSRNVEYVTKPLQSFEQLLCALVRPRQELRKYLQQLGDYTLIPGSTLSLGRSDRFFRSDPKNPYHDYIENTYGTKVVTASVHINVGISDPDVLMRACRVIRTEAPLFLALSASSPFIDGKATGYHSTRWGLFPQTPSHVPLFASHADHIQWVEQQLAAGTMQNVRHLWTSVRPNGDRRPYDLNRLELRICDLVTDPIALLAITALLEARLLQIIENTHIDPLTQSTFTPEELIAVTANNEAAAAANSLDAQLTHWQDGKTILARDWIAQMYEELWAIAKERGFNCFLSPLQKILREGNEAQQWLQLHAVGVDAQRVITQAIVTAKEREIELEDKLCSPSVA; translated from the coding sequence GTGAGGTTATTAAAAGGCTTTGAAATTGAAATGTATACGGGCACGCCTCAAGGTGAAATCGTCGGTCTCTCTGACAAAATAGTTGAGGCTATGCCAAGTTTTATGCGAGAGCCAGATAGCCGCAACGTTGAATATGTCACGAAACCTTTACAAAGTTTTGAGCAGCTATTGTGTGCGCTAGTACGTCCTCGCCAAGAACTACGAAAATACCTCCAGCAGCTTGGAGACTATACCTTAATTCCAGGTAGTACGCTGTCTTTGGGTAGGAGCGATCGCTTCTTCCGTTCTGACCCCAAAAATCCTTATCATGACTATATTGAGAACACCTACGGCACAAAAGTAGTGACCGCTAGCGTACATATTAATGTAGGCATTAGCGATCCAGATGTCTTAATGCGGGCTTGTCGCGTCATTCGCACCGAAGCACCTTTATTCCTCGCTCTCAGTGCCTCATCGCCCTTTATTGATGGTAAAGCTACTGGCTATCACTCCACCCGTTGGGGACTCTTCCCCCAAACTCCTAGCCATGTACCTCTATTTGCTAGCCATGCCGATCATATTCAATGGGTAGAACAACAGCTAGCTGCTGGAACCATGCAAAATGTCCGCCATTTGTGGACATCAGTGCGTCCTAATGGCGATCGCCGTCCTTATGATTTAAATCGCCTAGAACTGCGAATTTGCGATTTAGTCACAGATCCTATCGCTTTACTCGCAATTACCGCGTTGCTGGAAGCTCGTTTGTTGCAGATAATAGAAAACACCCACATCGATCCGTTAACCCAAAGCACCTTTACCCCCGAAGAACTAATTGCTGTCACTGCTAACAATGAAGCAGCCGCTGCAGCAAATAGTTTGGATGCTCAGCTGACACATTGGCAAGATGGCAAAACTATTCTTGCTAGAGATTGGATCGCTCAAATGTATGAAGAACTTTGGGCGATCGCTAAAGAACGAGGATTTAATTGTTTCCTTTCACCTTTACAGAAAATTTTGCGCGAAGGTAATGAAGCCCAACAGTGGCTACAATTGCACGCAGTTGGGGTTGATGCTCAACGTGTCATTACCCAAGCAATTGTTACTGCTAAAGAACGGGAAATTGAATTAGAAGATAAATTGTGTTCCCCCTCAGTGGCGTAA
- a CDS encoding tRNA (cytidine(34)-2'-O)-methyltransferase: MPQVVLVNPQIPPNTGNIARTCAATGTELHLVGPLGFEISDRYLKRAGLDYWPYVQLNYHQTLEDFKTVHQQRGGRCLGFSVRGSSNYAQFQFQDNDWLLFGSETTGLPPTALSACDETLYIPMAQPNVRSLNLSVSVAVSLFEARRQLGYLH, translated from the coding sequence ATGCCCCAGGTAGTTTTAGTTAATCCTCAAATTCCGCCGAATACAGGCAATATTGCGCGTACTTGTGCTGCTACGGGTACAGAATTACATTTGGTAGGGCCTTTGGGGTTTGAAATTAGCGATCGCTACCTCAAAAGAGCAGGTTTAGACTACTGGCCCTATGTCCAACTTAACTATCATCAGACCCTAGAAGACTTTAAAACCGTACATCAGCAACGTGGCGGTAGATGTTTGGGCTTCTCTGTACGTGGCAGTTCCAACTATGCTCAATTTCAGTTTCAAGATAATGACTGGCTGTTATTTGGTAGCGAAACCACAGGATTACCGCCCACAGCTTTGTCAGCCTGTGATGAAACTCTCTATATTCCTATGGCACAACCCAATGTTCGCAGCTTAAATCTTTCTGTAAGTGTTGCTGTAAGCTTATTTGAAGCCCGCCGCCAATTAGGATATTTACATTAG
- the lepB gene encoding signal peptidase I, translating into MQNQVSDKNSSQQPDHSWIAELGRTVVLSIVLALGIRTFVAEARWIPSGSMEPTLHGTPNQWEADKIIVDKLKYKFSDPQRGDIVVFSPTDELQKEQYHDAFIKRVIGLPGEKVELRNGKVFINNKPLPEEKYLSNQQRTVIDVCTSGQQPPFLAQSQTIPQNAYLVLGDNRNSSYDSRCWGVVPRQNIIGRAVLRFWPLNHVGGIDKSPLYP; encoded by the coding sequence ATGCAAAATCAAGTGTCTGATAAAAATTCTAGTCAACAACCCGATCATTCTTGGATTGCAGAGCTAGGTAGAACGGTCGTATTAAGTATAGTTCTAGCCCTAGGTATTCGTACTTTTGTTGCCGAAGCTCGCTGGATTCCTTCTGGTTCAATGGAACCCACTTTGCATGGGACTCCCAACCAGTGGGAGGCAGACAAGATCATTGTGGATAAATTGAAGTACAAGTTTTCCGATCCGCAGCGAGGGGACATTGTGGTCTTTTCGCCTACAGATGAGTTACAAAAAGAACAATACCACGATGCTTTTATTAAACGTGTAATTGGCTTGCCTGGAGAAAAAGTTGAATTGAGAAACGGCAAAGTCTTCATTAACAATAAACCTCTGCCAGAAGAGAAGTACCTGAGTAACCAACAACGTACAGTAATTGACGTTTGCACATCTGGACAGCAACCACCATTTTTAGCACAGTCTCAGACTATACCCCAAAACGCATACTTAGTACTGGGTGATAACCGTAACAGTAGCTACGATAGCCGTTGCTGGGGCGTAGTTCCTCGCCAAAATATCATTGGTCGTGCTGTGCTGCGTTTTTGGCCTTTAAATCACGTTGGCGGTATCGATAAGTCACCGCTATATCCATAA
- a CDS encoding peptidoglycan DD-metalloendopeptidase family protein: protein MLNNTPSSEGVPVEPSNIVNSGANRRARTQAAMIGLALSMGATSLLVTRQSDQAQAAAPVGSQKAASTIPAAPDTEMKFAPTTLENQTVSLVSVPENPVIVEPTAISQVPGLEAKLQVAASGMSLPFPASEATAKATTTYKTSLYQQSQVVNGLQTTNKLPEVQKLSIGNSAVSSPNTSLTAVTDTKGVDSEVAAQLKAQQEFALNRLQEKSNRLKESLAELRSEETQNLSEVNKGLAEPTSVVEKAPQINASKITTEQSPTSINASQASLIAKLKQAKANTAPVATPVPATLKAAAPSNAVAYEVKPGDTLAAIASKYGTSVSELAKSNHLSNPNQLQISQKLVVPSTGVNSSAANPSKLAINPTVEQAEVATPKVLPSPVNTAIVSPTVPVAPQLPVVANNNSVTLPVTPQLPVVANNNSVAVPTPATANNQIPANTVAAETAPTPGSSYGMGGDAPVPKIFAELQNQKPQKLASAKSNERLQSLQAEIQRLREKYRAQQAGVVVPVVSENNQPAAVLPVANINNLATSPTFSRSAVQIPVPSPRGTVNFQPVKPLFRATQPTNEPVNPEFFYNQAPARKLPASRIATPPRGVNASDSLGKMRGTTVSPSLPPLSAVDQYLPKPLDEAIPPPSSSSVAYIWPAKGVLTSGYGWRWGRMHKGIDVANSTGTPVYASADGVIEKAGWNNGGYGNLVDIRHPDGSMTRYGHNSKILVQPGQQVRQGDTIALMGSTGFSTGPHSHFEIHPTGKGAVNPITLLANRI, encoded by the coding sequence GTGCTGAACAATACTCCCAGCAGTGAAGGTGTCCCGGTGGAACCATCAAACATTGTAAATTCTGGAGCCAACCGCCGGGCGCGGACACAAGCCGCCATGATCGGCTTGGCCCTATCTATGGGAGCAACCAGCCTCTTGGTGACTCGGCAAAGCGATCAAGCCCAAGCAGCGGCTCCTGTAGGCAGCCAAAAGGCAGCCTCAACGATTCCTGCTGCTCCTGACACTGAGATGAAATTTGCTCCCACAACGCTGGAAAACCAAACCGTCTCCCTAGTGAGCGTTCCGGAAAATCCTGTGATTGTGGAACCAACAGCAATTTCACAAGTGCCTGGGCTTGAAGCTAAACTACAGGTTGCGGCCAGTGGGATGTCTTTGCCATTTCCAGCATCAGAAGCAACTGCTAAAGCTACAACAACTTATAAAACATCTCTCTACCAACAGTCTCAAGTAGTAAATGGTTTACAAACAACCAACAAACTACCTGAAGTACAAAAACTTTCTATTGGTAATAGTGCAGTTAGCTCACCCAATACATCCTTGACAGCAGTAACAGACACTAAAGGTGTGGATAGTGAAGTTGCTGCTCAGTTGAAAGCACAGCAAGAATTTGCGCTGAATCGCTTACAAGAAAAATCGAACCGTTTAAAAGAAAGTCTGGCGGAGTTGCGGTCTGAGGAGACCCAGAATTTATCAGAAGTTAACAAGGGGTTGGCTGAACCAACATCTGTAGTTGAAAAAGCGCCACAAATCAACGCAAGCAAAATTACAACAGAGCAGTCACCAACCAGCATAAATGCTAGTCAAGCAAGCTTGATAGCAAAGCTAAAACAGGCAAAAGCTAATACAGCTCCCGTTGCTACACCTGTACCAGCTACGCTCAAAGCTGCTGCACCATCAAATGCTGTGGCTTACGAAGTTAAGCCAGGAGATACACTAGCTGCGATCGCTAGTAAGTACGGTACATCTGTCTCAGAATTAGCCAAATCTAACCATCTGAGCAATCCCAATCAACTGCAAATCAGTCAAAAATTGGTTGTGCCATCTACTGGGGTGAACAGCAGTGCAGCTAACCCATCCAAGTTAGCAATTAACCCCACTGTAGAGCAGGCTGAAGTGGCTACCCCCAAAGTATTGCCATCTCCTGTGAATACAGCTATTGTCAGCCCAACTGTACCTGTGGCACCACAGTTACCAGTTGTTGCTAACAATAACAGTGTTACTTTACCTGTAACACCACAGTTACCAGTTGTTGCTAACAATAACAGTGTCGCTGTACCAACACCAGCAACAGCGAACAATCAAATCCCCGCAAATACTGTGGCTGCGGAAACAGCCCCCACTCCTGGTAGTTCTTATGGTATGGGTGGTGATGCTCCGGTACCCAAAATATTTGCAGAATTGCAAAATCAAAAACCACAGAAGCTTGCAAGCGCTAAGAGTAATGAGCGCCTTCAGAGCTTACAAGCAGAAATCCAAAGATTGCGGGAGAAATATCGCGCTCAACAAGCTGGAGTGGTTGTACCAGTAGTTAGCGAAAATAATCAGCCTGCAGCAGTGCTTCCTGTAGCTAATATCAATAATTTGGCTACTAGCCCCACTTTCTCACGGAGTGCAGTACAGATTCCTGTGCCGTCACCTAGAGGAACGGTTAACTTCCAACCAGTGAAGCCTCTGTTCCGTGCAACTCAACCAACTAACGAGCCAGTAAATCCTGAGTTCTTCTACAACCAAGCACCAGCTCGCAAACTACCTGCATCTCGGATTGCTACACCTCCTAGAGGCGTTAATGCTTCCGATTCTTTAGGCAAGATGCGGGGAACTACCGTTTCTCCAAGTTTGCCGCCTTTGTCAGCCGTAGACCAATATCTACCCAAACCTCTTGACGAAGCTATTCCTCCTCCATCCTCCTCATCTGTAGCTTACATTTGGCCCGCTAAAGGTGTCCTTACCTCTGGCTACGGCTGGCGCTGGGGAAGAATGCACAAAGGAATTGATGTTGCCAACTCCACAGGTACACCAGTTTATGCGTCTGCTGATGGTGTGATTGAAAAAGCAGGCTGGAACAATGGTGGCTACGGTAACCTCGTAGATATCCGTCATCCTGACGGCAGCATGACTCGCTATGGTCATAACAGCAAGATTCTAGTGCAGCCAGGTCAGCAAGTACGTCAAGGAGACACAATTGCTCTTATGGGTAGTACTGGTTTTAGCACTGGGCCACACAGCCATTTTGAAATTCATCCCACAGGTAAGGGCGCAGTTAACCCCATTACTTTATTGGCTAACCGGATATAA
- a CDS encoding MBL fold metallo-hydrolase: MANLKLRRTQNVNGDFYVDTSCIDCDTCRWMAPEVFYRADEQSAVYQQPTNATERLTSLQALLACPTSSIGTVEKPQDIKIAQETFPILVEENVYHCGYHSEKSYAAASYFIQHPEGNILVDSPRFTPPLVKRLEEMGGIRYMYLTHRDDIADHQKFAEYFQCQRILHADDISADTRNVEIQLTGVEPFTLTEDILIIPVPGHSKGHTVLLYKNKFLFTGDHLAWSENLYQLNAFRDFCWYSWTEQIKSMRKLANYSFEWVLPGHGRRFHADVETMHQQMHKCIELMEVVK, from the coding sequence ATGGCTAATTTAAAACTGCGTCGCACCCAAAATGTCAACGGCGATTTTTATGTAGATACTAGCTGTATTGATTGTGATACCTGTCGCTGGATGGCTCCTGAAGTATTTTATCGTGCTGATGAACAGTCGGCAGTTTATCAGCAACCGACAAATGCGACAGAAAGATTAACCTCACTGCAAGCACTTTTAGCCTGTCCTACTAGCTCTATTGGTACAGTTGAAAAGCCACAAGATATTAAAATTGCCCAAGAAACATTTCCGATTTTAGTTGAGGAAAATGTTTACCATTGTGGCTATCATTCGGAAAAATCTTATGCCGCCGCTAGCTATTTTATTCAACATCCTGAAGGCAATATTTTAGTAGATTCGCCTCGATTCACACCGCCTTTGGTCAAGCGTTTAGAAGAGATGGGCGGAATTCGTTATATGTATTTAACTCACAGAGATGATATTGCCGATCATCAAAAGTTTGCAGAGTATTTTCAATGTCAACGCATTCTGCACGCTGATGATATTTCGGCGGATACTCGCAATGTAGAAATACAATTAACTGGGGTAGAACCATTTACTTTAACTGAGGATATATTAATTATTCCAGTTCCCGGTCACTCAAAAGGGCATACAGTTCTACTCTATAAAAATAAGTTTCTGTTTACTGGTGACCATCTTGCTTGGTCAGAAAACTTGTATCAATTGAATGCATTTCGTGATTTCTGTTGGTATTCCTGGACAGAGCAAATTAAATCAATGCGGAAATTAGCTAATTACTCATTTGAGTGGGTTTTACCAGGTCATGGACGGCGATTTCACGCTGATGTTGAAACTATGCACCAGCAAATGCACAAGTGTATTGAGTTGATGGAAGTAGTTAAATAA
- a CDS encoding ATP-binding protein codes for MTKTNKTKFPSILGVRLRKTSKNYSLNAFGGRKLALKWHIVLLVAGALLPVVIFAVAVVQRLSFNERASSERRLLLAARNLTQDVEREVSSTTRTLQALAASDRLDQANLKAFYNEAQRTVQTQPTWLGVILLTPDKRQVFNTFRLFGTSLPLANEPESVQRVVETQQPTVGYLAFAHLKRQWAFPVRVPVVRNGKLRYVLTALISSESLTHTIKNQPHIDGEWTRTVIDGHGIVVARTLHPERFVGKPGTPSFLKRIAAKNEGVYRETTLEGAHVYVAFKRANFSNWTTAVVVAVDVIESPARRAMWLVVGSGLALLLVSSVGGLVLSQWISQGITEAATAAEALAKGEYPRISASTIQEVALLGEALDFSANLLSQRERERDEHLKQVEAARAEAEAANRLKDEFLITVSHELRTPLNAIFGWAQLLRGGKLDQEKTKNAIATIERNAKAQAQLVNDLLDTSRIILGKLRLETQPLNLATVIISAMDSVGHAAEVKNIDLQVQLANVEPVLGDQNRLQQVVWNLLSNAVKFTPHGGLVEVQLQQADSFVEVNVRDTGVGIKAEFLPYVFERFRQADGSTTREYGGLGLGLAIVRHLVELHGGTVQANSDGEGKGATFTIQLPVMARQESISIPAIASTNGTYKNSYKLKDVRVLVVDDEPDARDLVSAILMQQGAEVCTCASAAQALNKVFDWKPAVILCDIGMPLEDGYDFIRKVRDWESEVDVHIPAIAVTAFAREEDKMKAIASGYQMHIPKPLEATHLADVVASLVAPRTRS; via the coding sequence GTGACAAAAACAAATAAAACCAAATTTCCCTCCATTTTGGGAGTCAGGTTGCGTAAAACAAGTAAAAATTACAGCTTAAATGCTTTCGGTGGACGCAAGCTGGCTCTAAAGTGGCACATTGTTTTGCTTGTGGCTGGGGCATTACTCCCAGTTGTCATTTTTGCTGTCGCTGTTGTACAAAGGCTCTCTTTTAATGAGCGTGCGTCTTCAGAACGCCGCTTGTTGCTTGCAGCACGCAATCTCACTCAAGATGTGGAGCGAGAGGTTTCTAGCACAACTAGAACACTTCAAGCACTGGCAGCATCTGACAGACTCGACCAAGCTAATTTAAAAGCCTTTTATAATGAGGCACAGCGTACAGTACAAACGCAACCAACTTGGTTGGGTGTGATCTTACTCACGCCAGACAAACGCCAAGTTTTTAATACCTTTCGTCTTTTCGGCACCTCACTCCCTTTAGCAAATGAGCCTGAAAGTGTACAGCGTGTTGTCGAAACACAGCAGCCAACTGTCGGTTATTTGGCTTTTGCACATTTAAAGCGGCAATGGGCATTCCCCGTGCGCGTTCCAGTAGTGCGGAACGGCAAACTAAGATATGTGCTTACTGCCCTCATCTCCTCAGAATCGCTCACTCACACTATCAAGAACCAGCCACATATTGATGGGGAATGGACGCGTACTGTCATTGATGGTCATGGAATTGTTGTGGCTCGGACTCTTCATCCTGAGCGCTTTGTGGGTAAACCAGGTACCCCGTCTTTTCTCAAGCGAATCGCGGCAAAAAATGAGGGTGTTTACCGCGAGACTACCTTGGAAGGAGCGCATGTGTATGTTGCTTTCAAACGGGCTAATTTCTCTAACTGGACAACTGCCGTTGTCGTTGCAGTTGATGTAATTGAAAGTCCAGCTCGTCGTGCAATGTGGCTAGTAGTTGGCTCTGGTTTGGCCTTGCTCTTGGTAAGCAGTGTAGGTGGACTGGTGCTCTCACAATGGATTTCTCAAGGCATCACTGAGGCAGCAACGGCAGCAGAAGCGCTTGCTAAAGGTGAATATCCGCGCATCAGTGCCTCAACTATTCAGGAAGTGGCATTATTAGGCGAGGCCTTAGACTTTTCAGCTAATCTACTGTCACAACGGGAGCGTGAGAGAGACGAACATTTAAAGCAGGTCGAAGCAGCGCGAGCTGAAGCAGAGGCCGCTAACCGTCTTAAAGATGAGTTCTTAATTACCGTCTCCCACGAACTCAGAACCCCTCTCAACGCCATCTTCGGCTGGGCCCAGTTGTTACGTGGCGGGAAGCTTGATCAAGAAAAGACCAAAAATGCGATCGCTACTATCGAGCGAAATGCCAAAGCTCAAGCACAACTGGTAAATGACCTCCTCGATACATCGCGGATTATCCTGGGAAAACTCCGTCTGGAAACACAGCCACTCAACTTAGCCACTGTGATTATTAGTGCTATGGATTCGGTGGGCCACGCTGCGGAAGTCAAAAATATCGATTTACAAGTACAACTAGCCAATGTCGAACCTGTTTTAGGAGACCAAAATCGACTTCAGCAGGTAGTATGGAATCTCCTCTCCAATGCAGTTAAATTCACGCCTCACGGTGGATTGGTGGAAGTGCAGCTTCAGCAAGCTGACTCATTTGTTGAAGTGAACGTGCGTGACACTGGTGTAGGTATCAAGGCGGAATTTCTGCCATACGTATTTGAGCGCTTCCGCCAAGCCGACGGCTCAACAACCAGGGAGTATGGTGGCTTAGGCTTGGGTTTAGCGATTGTCCGCCATTTGGTTGAGCTTCACGGTGGGACAGTGCAAGCTAATAGTGATGGAGAAGGTAAGGGGGCAACTTTCACTATTCAACTTCCTGTGATGGCCCGTCAGGAAAGCATTAGCATTCCAGCGATCGCATCTACGAATGGCACTTATAAAAACTCTTACAAACTCAAGGATGTGCGGGTGTTGGTGGTTGATGACGAACCTGACGCACGCGATTTAGTTTCTGCAATACTCATGCAACAGGGGGCAGAAGTATGCACTTGCGCCTCTGCTGCACAAGCACTCAACAAAGTATTTGACTGGAAACCCGCCGTCATTCTTTGCGATATCGGTATGCCGCTAGAAGACGGCTACGATTTTATCCGCAAAGTCCGAGACTGGGAAAGTGAGGTAGATGTGCATATTCCAGCTATAGCAGTGACAGCCTTTGCCCGCGAAGAAGATAAAATGAAGGCGATCGCTTCCGGCTACCAAATGCACATCCCCAAACCGCTAGAGGCAACACACTTAGCTGATGTGGTAGCAAGCTTAGTAGCACCAAGAACTAGAAGCTAG